The Aneurinibacillus sp. REN35 nucleotide sequence CGAAACCTATCAATTTGCAGCAGATGAAGCGCGGCGCCTGCATGGCGAAACCATTCCTATGGATGCATCAGCCATGGGTGAGAATCGAATTGCCTATACTGTACGTACGCCGCTCGGAATCGTTGGCGCCATTACACCGTTTAACTTCCCGTTCAATCTGGTAGCACATAAGCTAGGACCAGCATTTGCGGCAGGCAACGCTGTGATTTTAAAACCAGCGGATCAGACCCCTCTCTCCTCCTTCTTTATTGCTGATCTATTTGCAGAAGCAGGATTGCCGCAAGGCGCGCTTCAGGTGATTCCAGGGCCGGGCAGCGAAGTAGGCGACGAGATGGTATGTGATGACCGTGTCAAGATGATTACATTCACCGGCAGCCCTGAAGTCGGTAAAACGATTCGTGCCAAAGCTGGCTTAAAACGGGTTGTGCTTGAGCTTGGTTCTAATTCCGGTTTAATTATTGACGAGGGATTTGACATTGACCGGATTATCAAGCGAACCGTAACAGGAGCCTTTACCTTCATGGGGCAGGTGTGTATTTCTCTGCAGCGCATCTATGTACATCATTCGTTGTATGATACTTTTGTAGAGAAATTCGTTGCAGAAACACAAAACTTGCGCATCGGCGATCCACTGGACGAGACGACCGATATCGCAGCGCTCATCTCACAAAAAGATGTAGAGCGCATCACGTCCTGGATCGAGGAAGCAGAATCTCTTGGCGCTAAAGTATTAACTGGAGGCGCAGAGGGCAACCTCGTAAAACCGACGGTCATCACCAATGTGCCGCCACATGCAAAAGTAAGCTGCCAGGAGACCTTCGCACCGGTTGTCATCATCAGCCCTGTAGATTCATTCGATGAGGCAATTGATGCGGTGAACGACTCTCGGTTCGGTCTTCAAGCCGGTGTATATACAGATAATATCGAGCGCGCGCTCCATGCAGCCGAACAATTGGATGTAGGCGGCGTCATGATTAACGATTTCCCGACGTTCCGTGTCGATCAAATGCCATACGGCGGAGTGAAAGAAAGCGGCGTCGGACGAGAAGGCATCAAGTACGCGACAGAAGAAATGACGGAAATGAAACTTGTATGCTTCAATCGCAACAAGTAATAGCCGTACAAGTCGCGCCTTATAGTAAGGAGGCGCTCCATGCCAGCGGATATCCACATCGGATCGCTGCTCGATAGCTTCTCGATCGGATTCTGCTATCTGGCACGCGATACGTTTGAGTACAACAATGTAATTGAAAAGTGGTTTTTCGAGAAGGGATGGACCCCTGACCAGCTATCTGACCGCCTGCGCAAGTGGGCGGCAGATGGCGATTTTTTTCAGCGGGCGGATCACTTTCTCTGGGAGGGAAGACTATTGCCCGAGCCGCACGGCTTCGCATGGCTTGTCTTTCCATGGGAGACCCGGGAAAGTCACGTTGCTGCAGAGTATGAACACCTGTATGCAGAACTAAAAAGCATTATTGCTGCAGCGTATGACGAGATTTTTGTAACCGACGGAGAAGGGTATACGGTTCGTGTCAACGGAGCTTGTGAACGGAACTATGGACTAAAAGCTGAAGAAATGGTCGGAAAGCATGTGAACGAGCTTGTATCTGCAGGCATCTTCTCACGGTCCGCTACGCTTGATGTGATTGCGCATCAGAAGCGAATCAATCTTGTGCAGGAAACGCAAAACGGACGCAGATTATTAGTTACAGCTACCCCCGTATTCGCACAGGACAATCGATTGATTCGTGTCGTCAGCAATTCACGCGACATCACAGAGCTTCTGAACCTGCGTGAACAGCTCGACCAACTGCAAGAGCGCGTAGAAACCTACGAGGAAACGCTTCAACTGCGTGAAGAAGCATCCGGTATGAAGCTAACCGTACGCAGTCCGGCGATGCTTAGTATTCTAACTAAAATCGAAAAAGTTGCCAAAGTTGACAGCACCGTGCTGCTGCTTGGAGAATCAGGCGTCGGGAAAACCCATCTGGCACGCTTTCTCCATAACATGAGCCCACGCAAGCAGGCACCTTTTCTTTCTGTTAACTGCAGTGCTTTTCCCGAGTCGCTCATTGAATCAGAGCTGTTCGGATATGAACGCGGCGCATTTTCAGGCGCGCATGAAAAAGGAAAAAAAGGACTATTTGAAGCGGCAGACGGAGGAACGTTGCTTCTAGATGAAATCGGCGAACTACCGCTGTCAATGCAAGCCAAGCTGTTGAATGTCCTACAAGAAAAGCAGTTTTTCCGAATTGGAGGTACCACTTCCATTCAGGTAAACGTACGCATTATCGCAGCGACGAACCAAGATTTAAAGAAAAAAGTCGAAGAGAAAACATTTCGAAATGATTTGTATTATCGGCTGAATGTAATTCCTATCACTGTTCCGTCACTTCGTGAAAGAAAGGAAGATATCGTGCCGCTCTCCATGCGTTTTCTTGAAGAATTCAAAGAAACGTATGGAATTGAAAAAAAGCTGAGTTATACTGCTGCTGAAGAATTGCGGCGTGCTAAGTGGCCGGGCAATATTCGGGAGCTGCGCAACTTCCTGGAGCGAATTATCGTCACAGTCGATGAGGCGATGATTACGGCTGAGCATGTAACAAGTGTGCTGTATGATGATGAACATACCGCGCCACCACAACCGTCAGACGACCTGACACTCAAGGAACAGTTAGAGAGGTATGAAGGCCAGATCGTTCGCCAGGCGTACGAATCATGCAAAAGCACATACAAGCTGGCGGAAACGCTTGGCATTAGCCAATCAAGCGCCATGCGCAAAGTCAATAAATACGTAAAGGAATAACACCATGCACATAACGATATACGGGACGCAAGCCGCAGAGAAAATGGATGTTCATCTCGACCGCCCGCATACCGTTGGCGCCATTCTAGAAATTTTGTTGACCATTCACCCCTGGTTTTTTGAGGCACTGCCACCGGAAAGAGATCGGGTCACACTAGAGAATGCACTGTCCATTCGAACATCTACCAATGCTTTACTTACCGTTGACGATACTGTCACAAATGACATGCAGCTTGAAATTCACTTTCATGATATGATATAAGAAGTCATAAAAGGAAGTGAATGGAGATTATGGAATCCCCTGTTTTATGCGAAACAGGGGCATTTCTCTTTGTGAACCTTATCAATAATGGGGGATGAAAAATGAATATTGCTCTCTGGGGCTTTGCATCCGTTCTGTCCGGGTATTTTACCTACAGCATTTTCTGTCAATGGCTGGCCAAACGAAAGCCTAGTCATTTGGCATGGTTTATCGGCTTCTTATTTTATTTTTTCAGCGCGCTAGGCAGCACACTATCCTATATCATCGGATGGGAACCGACAATGTACCGCATCTGGTATGTAACAGCCGCTTCATTAGTCGCATTTCTTGGTGCAGGGCAGCTATACTTTACGCTAAAACCAAAGCTTGCTCATGCCTTCCTTATATTGGTGGGTATTATTACGATCGCAATGTTTGTAAAGGTATTCAACTCGCCGCTCCACATCCAGCAATTGACTCTTCACGGCGAAGAAATCGGCGGGACCGCACTGCCGCGAGAAGCTCGTCTGTATTCACCAATGCTAACGATTCCGGGAAGCTTCGCACTTATTATCGGTTCTTTCTATACTTTTTTCCGTCGCAAATCAAAATCCGGATTATGGATCGGTGTCGGCTCACTCATTATCGCAATGGGCGGAACACTGACCCGCTTTGGTCTAACAGACATGCTTCCACTTGCTAACAGCATCGGTATCGCGCTAATCTTCTATGGATATTCGCTTGCATCTAAGCCTAAGGCGCTAGCTATCAGCACACAGCAGGCCGGATAGTCCACTCTTCACTTCCTTGCCAGATAAAAAAGCTCTTCCTCGACAAAAAAGTCGAGTGAAGAGCTTTTTGGTTTTTTATACTACCTCTGCAAGCATACGCAGCGAACGAAGCGCATGTTCAATCACACTGAACAAATCATCTATATTATCTTCATTAATTTTACGATCAAAATTCAGCGTAATCGTATTACGATACGGTCGATGCTCCCTATCCGCTGAATATATAAACGACAACTCCTGTACAATACGCGGCCGATAGAACCAGACGCTATCAAGCACCGCCGCAATTTCCCGACAGTGATCCTCACTGTCGATCTCCATGACGAAGACGATGCGAAGCGTGCAGCCGAATCGACGCTTATCCGTCTCTGCGATCTCAAGTATCTCACCCGCCAGATCTTCTGCTCCCGCTGACAATGTAAGAAGCGCCGTAACCTTCGGCCCGCTGCCTCGCTTTCGGTCCGCATATCCAATACTGTATTCACGTGACATCGTTGAGAGCTCCACCCGATCATTGCGCGAGATGACTGCAATCTCTCCCGCAAAATCTAGATCGTACACCGCACCCTCAAGCGCTACCTTCATATTCTCAAAAATTGTCGGATCGAACACAAAAGTATCTCCTATGCTCTTATTTCTGTTTTTCCAGTCTCTTCGCACGACGACGTTCCTCATCCGCTACTGCATTTTGAGCGGCGATCGCATCGTAATCGACTCTAAGATTTCCCCGTGCTGTCTGTACAATCGCTGTAATAATGCCGCCAAAGAAAACAATTAAAATAATGACACCGGTAATGAACAGCATAATCATCCCCGGACTAGAGAACATAACGCCCATTTACAATCATTCCTTTCAATTCTTATGCTGCGAAATTTCTTTTTTCATTATAACCTATTTTCTCACATGCTTAACGTGTTTTTCACTTCCTTCTTTTGCAGACTATCTAGTAGAGTTGACTTCATGCTGCTTTCAAACGGGGGAGAAGGTGCTATAGGTGAATCATACTTAATATTATGGAAAGTAGAATCGAAGAGTTTATACCTGGTTTATTGATAATTGGCTTTGACGGTGGTGATACAGCATATTGTATCGATGACAGAAATAATGAAAAAATTTTTGTTCAAGTCCCTTTCATTGGAATGGATTCTAGTGAGGTAAAGAGATGCGGGGATAGTTTTACAGAGTTTTTTAGCTTTTTATACAATACCAAATTACGTTAGGATGCAAAGTCTACTTATCCTACGTTTA carries:
- a CDS encoding sigma-54 interaction domain-containing protein, with product MPADIHIGSLLDSFSIGFCYLARDTFEYNNVIEKWFFEKGWTPDQLSDRLRKWAADGDFFQRADHFLWEGRLLPEPHGFAWLVFPWETRESHVAAEYEHLYAELKSIIAAAYDEIFVTDGEGYTVRVNGACERNYGLKAEEMVGKHVNELVSAGIFSRSATLDVIAHQKRINLVQETQNGRRLLVTATPVFAQDNRLIRVVSNSRDITELLNLREQLDQLQERVETYEETLQLREEASGMKLTVRSPAMLSILTKIEKVAKVDSTVLLLGESGVGKTHLARFLHNMSPRKQAPFLSVNCSAFPESLIESELFGYERGAFSGAHEKGKKGLFEAADGGTLLLDEIGELPLSMQAKLLNVLQEKQFFRIGGTTSIQVNVRIIAATNQDLKKKVEEKTFRNDLYYRLNVIPITVPSLRERKEDIVPLSMRFLEEFKETYGIEKKLSYTAAEELRRAKWPGNIRELRNFLERIIVTVDEAMITAEHVTSVLYDDEHTAPPQPSDDLTLKEQLERYEGQIVRQAYESCKSTYKLAETLGISQSSAMRKVNKYVKE
- a CDS encoding SMI1/KNR4 family protein; translated protein: MESRIEEFIPGLLIIGFDGGDTAYCIDDRNNEKIFVQVPFIGMDSSEVKRCGDSFTEFFSFLYNTKLR
- a CDS encoding aldehyde dehydrogenase family protein, encoding MNDTLPKKPLYIAGTTKEAASYKQLRSPHSGEVIAEVAIGTREDMKAAIDYAQEAASTMAKLPAHKRADILQNVSLLLKEKKEEAARILALEAAKPITVARGEIARTIETYQFAADEARRLHGETIPMDASAMGENRIAYTVRTPLGIVGAITPFNFPFNLVAHKLGPAFAAGNAVILKPADQTPLSSFFIADLFAEAGLPQGALQVIPGPGSEVGDEMVCDDRVKMITFTGSPEVGKTIRAKAGLKRVVLELGSNSGLIIDEGFDIDRIIKRTVTGAFTFMGQVCISLQRIYVHHSLYDTFVEKFVAETQNLRIGDPLDETTDIAALISQKDVERITSWIEEAESLGAKVLTGGAEGNLVKPTVITNVPPHAKVSCQETFAPVVIISPVDSFDEAIDAVNDSRFGLQAGVYTDNIERALHAAEQLDVGGVMINDFPTFRVDQMPYGGVKESGVGREGIKYATEEMTEMKLVCFNRNK